Proteins found in one Streptococcus mitis genomic segment:
- a CDS encoding LEM-3-like GIY-YIG domain-containing protein — MNYQKLNDITGATKNEKDKYYVYGLYEEGKQLPFYIGKGEGARLISHIDEALTEVAQEENIQISKKIQIIRKHKGNIIPVIIKFGLTEHEAFMAESALINLINFSKGDEELTNIVSGHASKREKTTISKDGLIQARTIDNFIDNYALSDFDFSTIKEKCVLIKINSSFQADDTTEDIYHNVRGVWNISESRKKDLEYALALYRGVCVGIYKIQGWKKAYEHSSEFPFPTRKEGGKIETSEETIVKYSNIEDLKKDYPELYKRSFSNSEFPQKSLDKWRNRSFFYGNWDGSDVPQHLAQCLNKRIINIPKFSKSVKEFKSIDNQATVIYNDLK, encoded by the coding sequence ATGAATTATCAAAAATTAAATGATATTACTGGTGCTACCAAAAATGAAAAAGATAAATACTATGTTTATGGACTCTATGAAGAAGGTAAGCAACTACCTTTCTATATTGGTAAAGGAGAGGGAGCTCGCCTAATATCACATATTGACGAAGCACTGACAGAAGTAGCTCAAGAAGAAAACATACAAATTAGTAAAAAAATTCAAATTATTAGAAAACATAAGGGCAACATTATACCTGTAATCATTAAATTTGGTTTAACAGAGCACGAAGCTTTTATGGCTGAATCGGCATTAATTAATCTTATTAATTTTTCAAAAGGAGATGAAGAATTAACAAATATAGTTAGCGGACATGCTTCAAAAAGAGAAAAAACGACAATCTCCAAAGATGGACTGATTCAGGCTAGAACAATTGATAACTTTATTGATAACTACGCCTTATCTGATTTTGATTTTTCAACGATTAAGGAGAAATGTGTACTCATTAAAATCAATAGTAGCTTTCAAGCCGATGATACTACAGAAGATATTTATCACAATGTACGTGGTGTTTGGAATATTTCTGAATCACGCAAAAAAGACTTAGAGTATGCTCTTGCATTATATCGTGGTGTTTGTGTTGGTATTTATAAAATTCAAGGTTGGAAGAAAGCTTACGAACATTCCTCAGAGTTTCCTTTCCCAACAAGGAAAGAAGGGGGTAAAATAGAAACTAGTGAAGAAACTATTGTGAAATATTCTAATATAGAGGATTTAAAAAAAGATTATCCAGAATTATATAAACGCAGTTTCTCTAATTCAGAATTTCCCCAGAAATCTTTAGATAAATGGAGAAATAGAAGTTTCTTTTATGGCAACTGGGATGGATCAGATGTACCTCAACACCTTGCTCAATGTCTAAATAAGCGAATTATTAACATCCCTAAATTCTCTAAATCTGTTAAAGAATTTAAATCTATTGATAATCAAGCAACTGTTATCTATAATGATCTTAAATAG
- the pezT gene encoding type II toxin-antitoxin system toxin PezT encodes MEIQDYTDSEFKHALARNIRSLTRGKKSSKQPIAILLGGQSGAGKTTIHRIKQKEFQGNIIIIDGDSFRSQHPHYLELQQEYGKDSVEYTKDFSGKMVESLVTELSYFGYNLLIEGTLRTIDVPKKTAQLLKNMGYEVQLALIATKSKLSYLSTLIRYEELYAINPNQARATPKEHHDFIVNHLVDNTRQLEELAIFERIQIYQRDRSCIYDSKENTTSAATVLHDLLFGEWNQVEKEMLRSGEERLKDLTNRNGC; translated from the coding sequence GTGGAAATCCAAGATTATACTGATAGTGAATTCAAACATGCTCTAGCGCGGAACATTCGCTCACTGACAAGAGGAAAAAAGTCCAGTAAGCAACCTATAGCGATTTTGCTTGGAGGGCAAAGTGGTGCTGGCAAGACTACAATTCATCGTATTAAACAGAAAGAATTTCAAGGAAATATTATTATCATAGATGGAGATAGTTTTCGTTCTCAGCATCCACACTATTTAGAACTGCAGCAAGAATATGGCAAAGATAGTGTTGAATACACCAAAGATTTTTCAGGTAAAATGGTAGAATCTTTAGTAACAGAATTGAGTTATTTTGGATACAATCTTTTGATAGAGGGAACTTTACGAACGATTGATGTTCCAAAGAAAACAGCACAACTCTTGAAAAATATGGGATATGAAGTGCAATTAGCCTTGATTGCGACAAAGTCTAAGCTGTCCTATCTGAGCACTCTTATCCGATACGAAGAACTGTACGCTATCAATCCAAATCAAGCACGCGCAACTCCAAAAGAACATCATGATTTCATTGTAAATCATCTAGTTGATAATACACGGCAATTGGAAGAACTAGCTATCTTTGAAAGAATTCAAATTTACCAACGAGATAGAAGTTGTATATATGATTCAAAAGAAAATACAACTTCAGCAGCAACCGTTCTTCATGATTTACTATTTGGAGAATGGAATCAAGTGGAGAAAGAGATGCTTAGATCTGGAGAGGAAAGATTGAAAGATTTAACTAATCGAAATGGTTGTTAG